The sequence GCAGTCACTCTCCCTCTTCATCGTCTTTACCATCGCTGCAATTCACGGTACTGTCAACATGTCCAAACGCACCCTTTTCTGTTTTTCCTAGTTCTATATCTAATAATTGCTGAAAACCCCCTCAATCTTCTCATATTTTCTCAGGTTCTGCCGACCTCGTTCTGGAAGATGGATATACAGTGCGTACAGTGTTCGATGGTCACAAGCTTGAGATAAACCCTCACTCCATCCTCCCTCGATACGGATCGTCGGATTTCATCATCCTCGATTCGTCCAAGAGTGTTTTCTACACTGTTACCTCTCCCCTATCCCAAGGTACCCATCCTGTTTTCGTTTTAATAAAGAGGTAACTGTGGCTCACTAGGGTTTTCCtaacttcttgtttttttttgtttttttttttttttcagagagTGAAATTAAGCGGTTATCCGGCAGTAGCGCCGGATTCTCGGATGGCGATTCGGCGTCGGCCATGTTCAGTAAGCCGCGAAGCTTTGCGGTTGATCTGAAAGGGAATGTTTATGTCGCCGATCAGAGCAATGGCGTTATTCGGAAGATCACCAACAGAGGTACTTTGTTTGTAAATGTGTTGTGAACGCGCATGTGCTTCAActgatgatttttattttattttatttaggcGTGACTACCACAATTGCTGGAGGTTACGCGCAGAAGACGGGCAAAGTGGATGGGCCTGCACAGAATGCTTCCTTCTCTAAAGATTTTGAGCTGGTTTTTGTTCCTGAAAAATGCGCGGTGCTGGTCTCGGACCGTGGGAGTCAATTGGTTCGCCAGATTGATCTGAAGGTGGAGGATTGCCGTAGGAGCCCTCAATCTGGTAAGCTCTTGGATGTTATTGTAAGGTGCTTTTTTCTAGAGAAGATGCATTAGTTATTTTGCTTGCAAAACCTAGATGACTGTATGTGCAGAGATGCATAAGTCATTTTGCCTGGAAAATCAGGTATCTAGTAGGCTTTTGGTTTGACAATAGTTCTATTCAAAGTGCGTTTTGCAGCGATTATAGAAAGTGTTTCTagcatttttaattattgaatgaTGAACATTTCCTAGTGTTACAAagattagaaacacttcttagaatcactatcaaacgcactttaagagttcatttgatagtgattctaagaagcacttttaatgtttttaatacttgatttttatcatttaagtgttaggAATgctagaaatgatttttttagaatcactccTAAACGCACTCTCAGAGTGCaattggtagtgattttagaaaacatttagagtgtgtttgagagtgattctagaaaacgtttatagtatttctaacactaagaatgatacaaattttaaaGTGATAGAAAGTTtggaaacacttcctaaaataaCTACCAAACAGGTTCTAAGAGctcgtttggtagtgattctaaaaagctttctaacatttctaatatttgaaaatttttatcattcaagtgttaaaaaagctAAAAACGTTTCTTGGAATCtctaccaaacacactctaaaagcccgtttggtagtgattctaagaaACGATTCTAATATTTCTagcacttaaattttttttatttttcaagtgttagaaggggtagaaacacttcctaaaattactaccaaacaaGCTTAATAGTTCAAGGTTTCTTTGAACATGATTCTTATTTCTTTGTATGATCTCGTTTTTTATATCTGAATATCCTTTCTTTCTACCTTCATTCAATGTTCCAAATTTAACCATACACTTCAAAGGTATAGTTCATATTCAGTAACTTAGCATTTTCAACACGAGTCCTTTACCCAGCCCTGTGGGAATATAATAGTTTGTCATTCCATGATGCTTGGTTATGAGTCATGGTTTCCAATTTTTGGCAACAATGGATGAATTTACCGAATGagaaagccaaaaaaaataaGGGTACAGATGGCACTTGTTATCTTGAGGTTTATTCTATGAAGTCTATTATCTCAACTGGAGGGAACtaattgttatttttcattttttgcagTATTAGGAGGGGCCTTCCTTTGGGTTCTTCTGGGACTTGGAGTTTCATGTTTAGTTGGCTTTATTGTTGGGATCATAAGTCGTCCTTATGTAATTCCTCATGTAAGTGTCCCTATGGAATATATTCTATGTTAGTATTGAATTTCTTAAATCTTGTTAACCGAATTCTGTAGACAGGAAGTCTTCTGCCCACTCTTTTTCAGCAAGACGTGGAAGCATTGCCTAATCCATCTGGGGAAACAAGTACTGATGCTCTGCTTCGACATCAGAAGCGTAATTGCTAGCTCCATGTTTTATGCACTCCTAAGGAGGCTCATTTCGTTGAGCTTATCCCATCTTTCTCTCATGTTCagaataaatatattagaatCTCAGTTTTCACGGAAGGAATCTGTATCCTTGCTTGATTCTGATGACTCATGTATTAGTGAACCAACAATACCGCAAATGAAGGATTTGGCAAGCTTTGATAGAAGCTTGCAATTACCAGACACAAGCAGTAAAATATTCATGCAGAAAAAATCACATAGGTTTGCAGATCAATTGGAGGACTTGATGACTTTTAATGGAAGCTCAGAATTATCAAATGCGACTGACAGAATCTTCAAGGAAGGAGATGATGATCAAGGAAAGAGAGATATTTCACCTGAAACCTGTGGAAGGATAGAAAGCATGATAGAGGCTAATTTTATGGGTTTTGTGGAGCAGGCTAAAGTTACCACTCCTGTGGAGTTGTGTTCATCAGGCAATACAGGTTTAGTCAAGAGGAGATGAAAGTGGTTAAAGGCTTTGTCCATGTTGAATCCCTTTTCTCTACTTGTGTGAAGTGTTTTAATTTTCTGAACATGATTATGCTGCTTAAATGATATGTAAATAGTTGGATTTTCCGCCTGTTCCTTCTATTTTGTTCATTATTCAGGTAGGGGGTAGGAGGGGAATCTGGCTGAAACAGGAATGCATCATTGCAAAACAGCTGGGTCCTGGACTTATCACCCTCGTGTTTTCTGGGCAGATGCGGTATTACCCTATTATAATGGATGTTTGCCTGCTTGGGAAGCATGCAAGCCACTTCTGCATTAAGACATCCTAAGGCAGAGCAATAACTATGGACTTCATTATCTGTCAGGCCACGCCAAGAAGTTGATGAAACTTCGCTTCTGATTATATCTGGTGATTAATGGGAACAAATACGGATTCTACAAATCAAATGTTACACATTAATTTGCAAGATTATTCATTGCTGGAACGCATTTTTGGTTCAGTTCTTATCAATGCCACGGGAGGGTGAGCTCCATCAAGGGCACAGAGGCACTCAGTCACCATTGAATTGAAACAGGTGAATGACCGGACTGCTTCTTTCCCCTTGGGAGGTCGTGAGAGAGACAGCTAGCTAACCCTTACCCAAACATTACATGGTGCGTGTTTCATCCGAAATTTAGTCGTTTCCAGGGATAATTGAAATGTGAAAGGCTGAAATGCTCCTCTGACAAGGGACATTTCTTCATACAGTGGTGCTGAGAGGAAAATGTGACTGATGGTTTGTGCGGAGGTTTTAGGTTATTGCAACTTGTGCAACAGCGCCACGAACTTGAAAATCTTCTAGTCCAACTAATAAATGAAGACTAATGAAAAGCTCAGAAAACCCGGTGAGAAGATGCAACAGCCTATGGTTTAAAGGGTCGTCCATGCATCAAGCTGAGAGCTGAAAGGCCAAAAAGAATCATGAAAGACCCCCAAGGCCgcttttaaaacttgttttcaatAAACACAGACAACACAAACTAAAGTTAAGGTATGTGGACTTAAAAAAGCAGTCAAGCTAGGATTACCCTACCTAATTGTCAGTATTTCAGTACAAAACAACAGTTGCAGCATCAACATTAATTCATGACCCATTGCCTTATTGTTTCTGTGCGTTTTAATTGCCAAGAAAAGGATCACTAGTTTTCTGAGACCCGTTAAAGCTTAAAATGAAAGAGCATTCCATATATCTTCAAACCATTTTTATAGGAGCAAACATTTCCAAACACAGGCTACAATGTTTTGGCAAGACAGAGTAAACCTTACATGGTGTTTTAAGTTGCTCCTTCATTCCATTCATCAAAAAGGAATCTTGATACCACCTATAACTAAATCCCCAGGGAGGCATATCGAAATGGAATGAGACTAGAATACTAAAATCTCATATGTATATATGATCAATAGCCCTGGGTGTAACCCTTTGAATGGATACGAGAGCGAATATTGTGATGATCATAGATGGGATCTCCATAGTTCACAGGCTTTATATCCACAGGTTCACGCCGGACTTGCTGCTCCTGAACAGCCCCAAAGACAATCTCATTGGTTTTCTCACAGGTCTGCTCATAATAAGTATGCGGGGTGGAAGAATAATGGCGATGATGATGTTGTTTCTGCTGTTGCTGGAAATCACCATCCCACCCACTTACAAAAGCACGGCTTTGTCTGATTTGATGCATCTTTTCTGCATCCTTGGACATGAATGGATAGGTTTTTCGCGGAGTAGGGGTCCTAGTATCAATAGAGGGGGGCTCATCCTCATCAGGTATCACAAAGCTCTCTTGCAATGGCCAAGCATTAGAATGTTTTTGTGGTTGCTGGTAATTTTGTTGGTTTTGGTATTGATAGCTGTGTGGCTTCTTCTTCAATCCTGGAATCATTCCTCCAAAGATTTCTGCAATACATGCCCCAGCATAGACAAAAAGCTTCCCAAGGGACCCAAAGAAGCCTTCTTCTTGCCTTTCCATCTCATCTTCAGTAGGGATTAGCGGTGGCCTGACTGATTTCAGAGGCTTTTGATATGTACTATGGGCAATACTTGGATTTGCCTGATCCTTCAAGAGCAagagataaaatataacataaaacATGTCATGTGGTTGAAAAAGATGTTAGGAAACTTCTTGTATCCCTCATGGGGAGTATAAGCTGTATTCACACTTTGGACTAGTAGTTCTGTAtccactttcccatttttttttattttgataagtgTACCACTTTCCCATTTTGAAACTCAGCTAAATCAAACTGCAACTTTGAGTAAAATCATGAAGAATCATAAATTCGAGCATAGATTATGTAATCTAGAAATTATCTGAGGCTGATACTACTGGattattaagaaaacaaaaagactgAAAACAAGATGGGTACTCACATTTTCAGAGGACACAATTGTGCCCACTCTACGTTGCAGAAGTGCCAGCATGTAACCAAAAAACCCAGCAGCAATAAGCACTGCAATCCCTGCAATCATGGAGAACATTTCACATGGATTTGTCAAGATTGAGAAGTATCAAAGATCAATACTGGATGGATTGGTTTACCTAGAGGGAAACCACTTCCATATTGATAAGCACAGTCATCAAAATGAAGTTGGATCTCCCGAATTGCCTGGTTTCCTCTGTCTATGACAAGTAGGGAGCAACTGCTGCCAATGTACACCACATCAAAATCATTAGAAAACTTTGCATCTTCACTTGGCCCATCTACATGCCCCCCTCCACGGCCCAGCTTCCCCCCTGCAATTGTTGTAACCCCTGCAGGTAGAAAATTCAACAATATTAGCATTGAAGATCTCTCATTCTGTGATGTTTAACACAGAAGATCACAACTCTAAACTGTTACACTGGAAACAACCCCATATATACAACTTAGTCATATTATGTTTCCAATAAACAACAACATGATTGCCAAGGTTGTTGTGTGGCAATACCGTGTTTCTTTAGAGAGAAGGACACAAAAGTtgttttataataaactaaatttCATCTATACCATCATGAATGGGGAAAAGAGGATccattccattttcattttcctataCCTTAACTTAAGGGACATCAGTGAACAGGAAAATATTCTTCTGGGTACATATGCTCAAACAAAATACAGGCCTGCATTACTTATCCTCATTTGCATTTACCTGCATCACTTATCTTCCTGATGGCCATATTCAAGGTATCTGCAACATAAATGTTTCCTCTGTCATCCACAGTAAGCCCCTTTGGATGATTCATCCTTGCCTCTCTGAGCCTCCCATCTACATGTCCAGAGTATCCTTCAGCGGATCCAGTGACCAGCTTTGGTCTGGTATCTGCATGATTTCCAGTGAGAATTATTTCAAGAAAcaaatatacacaaaaaaattataagagaCCAAAACAATAACATGAGAATGAACTTCAATCATCATAGAAAACTTCAATATGAGATAAAGTGctatcaaagaaaattattgtaaaaCACAATCAGAGTAAATAGATGTTCAATAAACATGAATGTCAATCtgaataaaaattgttttacatAAACAACATAACTCAAGGTTGCTATATGTATAGAGATAGAATCTGACtcagtaaaaataaataaaggaaatggTTCTAATAAATCCAgcatatttttgtattttcaacaCAATAAAGGTTTTTCATTGGTCTTCCGGAAAAAATGCTTGTGCCATATCTCACTTATAGCAAATAATACTAATAGGTAAGCTAACTAATATAATATAGAAAGTTATAACCACACAAAAATTATCGAATTTTTTATAATCTCCTAGcaaaattggatttaaattCTTGCAGAAGCTCTCCCATTGAGACAACTGGACTAAAAACGACATCAGAATTGTATATTAAATTTCCTTTAAACATTGAGAGGGATGTTCCAGAAGCTTAGCTAAATGGTGCATTGTAGTTCTGAAGTGGATTCTGCTACTACAGAAAAGCAAATTGATATCCTCAGCAAAAGCTAAAAGGTACATTGTCCTTATAATAATGAAGTTGAGTTCTACATTTACGCA is a genomic window of Vitis riparia cultivar Riparia Gloire de Montpellier isolate 1030 chromosome 1, EGFV_Vit.rip_1.0, whole genome shotgun sequence containing:
- the LOC117916932 gene encoding uncharacterized protein LOC117916932 isoform X2; translated protein: MGKSGLVLVLTLVVLSGGVSSASATASPAKIVTGFVSDAVPVVMKWLWSLKATTKTAISSRSMMKFESGYTVETVFDGSKLGIEPYSIEVLGSGELLILDSANSNLYKISSSLSQYTRPKLVTGSAEGYSGHVDGRLREARMNHPKGLTVDDRGNIYVADTLNMAIRKISDAGVTTIAGGKLGRGGGHVDGPSEDAKFSNDFDVVYIGSSCSLLVIDRGNQAIREIQLHFDDCAYQYGSGFPLGIAVLIAAGFFGYMLALLQRRVGTIVSSENANPSIAHSTYQKPLKSVRPPLIPTEDEMERQEEGFFGSLGKLFVYAGACIAEIFGGMIPGLKKKPHSYQYQNQQNYQQPQKHSNAWPLQESFVIPDEDEPPSIDTRTPTPRKTYPFMSKDAEKMHQIRQSRAFVSGWDGDFQQQQKQHHHRHYSSTPHTYYEQTCEKTNEIVFGAVQEQQVRREPVDIKPVNYGDPIYDHHNIRSRIHSKGYTQGY
- the LOC117916946 gene encoding uncharacterized protein LOC117916946 isoform X3 — encoded protein: MATYSQSLSLFIVFTIAAIHGSADLVLEDGYTVRTVFDGHKLEINPHSILPRYGSSDFIILDSSKSVFYTVTSPLSQESEIKRLSGSSAGFSDGDSASAMFSKPRSFAVDLKGNVYVADQSNGVIRKITNRGVTTTIAGGYAQKTGKVDGPAQNASFSKDFELVFVPEKCAVLVSDRGSQLVRQIDLKVEDCRRSPQSVLGGAFLWVLLGLGVSCLVGFIVGIISRPYVIPHTGSLLPTLFQQDVEALPNPSGETSTDALLRHQKRNC
- the LOC117916932 gene encoding uncharacterized protein LOC117916932 isoform X1; the encoded protein is MGKSGLVLVLTLVVLSGGVSSASATASPAKIVTGFVSDAVPVVMKWLWSLKATTKTAISSRSMMKFESGYTVETVFDGSKLGIEPYSIEVLGSGELLILDSANSNLYKISSSLSQYTRPKLVTGSAEGYSGHVDGRLREARMNHPKGLTVDDRGNIYVADTLNMAIRKISDAGVTTIAGGKLGRGGGHVDGPSEDAKFSNDFDVVYIGSSCSLLVIDRGNQAIREIQLHFDDCAYQYGSGFPLGIAVLIAAGFFGYMLALLQRRVGTIVSSENDQANPSIAHSTYQKPLKSVRPPLIPTEDEMERQEEGFFGSLGKLFVYAGACIAEIFGGMIPGLKKKPHSYQYQNQQNYQQPQKHSNAWPLQESFVIPDEDEPPSIDTRTPTPRKTYPFMSKDAEKMHQIRQSRAFVSGWDGDFQQQQKQHHHRHYSSTPHTYYEQTCEKTNEIVFGAVQEQQVRREPVDIKPVNYGDPIYDHHNIRSRIHSKGYTQGY
- the LOC117916946 gene encoding uncharacterized protein LOC117916946 isoform X1 produces the protein MATYSQSLSLFIVFTIAAIHGSADLVLEDGYTVRTVFDGHKLEINPHSILPRYGSSDFIILDSSKSVFYTVTSPLSQESEIKRLSGSSAGFSDGDSASAMFSKPRSFAVDLKGNVYVADQSNGVIRKITNRGVTTTIAGGYAQKTGKVDGPAQNASFSKDFELVFVPEKCAVLVSDRGSQLVRQIDLKVEDCRRSPQSVLGGAFLWVLLGLGVSCLVGFIVGIISRPYVIPHEVFCPLFFSKTWKHCLIHLGKQVLMLCFDIRSVIASSMFYALLRRLISLSLSHLSLMFRINILESQFSRKESVSLLDSDDSCISEPTIPQMKDLASFDRSLQLPDTSSKIFMQKKSHRFADQLEDLMTFNGSSELSNATDRIFKEGDDDQGKRDISPETCGRIESMIEANFMGFVEQAKVTTPVELCSSGNTGLVKRR
- the LOC117916946 gene encoding uncharacterized protein LOC117916946 isoform X2 encodes the protein MATYSQSLSLFIVFTIAAIHGSADLVLEDGYTVRTVFDGHKLEINPHSILPRYGSSDFIILDSSKSVFYTVTSPLSQESEIKRLSGSSAGFSDGDSASAMFSKPRSFAVDLKGNVYVADQSNGVIRKITNRGVTTTIAGGYAQKTGKVDGPAQNASFSKDFELVFVPEKCAVLVSDRGSQLVRQIDLKVEDCRRSPQSVLGGAFLWVLLGLGVSCLVGFIVGIISRPYVIPHEVFCPLFFSKTWKHCLIHLGKQVLMLCFDIRSVIASSMFYALLRRLISLSLSHLSLMFRINILESQFSRKESVSLLDSDDSCISEPTIPHTSSKIFMQKKSHRFADQLEDLMTFNGSSELSNATDRIFKEGDDDQGKRDISPETCGRIESMIEANFMGFVEQAKVTTPVELCSSGNTGLVKRR